A window of Hyperolius riggenbachi isolate aHypRig1 chromosome 1, aHypRig1.pri, whole genome shotgun sequence contains these coding sequences:
- the LOC137571555 gene encoding octapeptide-repeat protein T2-like: MQEAGRAAEKRAGKSLAQEAERTAEKRAEKSWTQVAGRAAEKRAGKSWMHKAGRAAEKRAGKCWMQKAGRAAEKRARKSWTQVAGRAAEKRAGKSLDAGGWRNSREESRKDPGHRRLEEQQRREQERAWMQEAGSAAEKRASKSLDAGSWRNSREESRKEPRCRRLKGQQRREQARAWMQEAGGTAEKRAGKSLDAGG; this comes from the coding sequence atgcaggaggctggaagagcagcagagaagagagcaggaaagagcttGGCGCAGGAGGCTGAAAGAACAGCAGAGAAGAGAGCAGAAAAAAGCTGGACACAGGTGGCTGGAAGAGCAGCAGagaagagagcaggaaagagctgGATGCATAAGGCTGGAAGAGCAGCAGAGAAGAGAGCAGGAAAGTGCTGGATGCAGAAGGCTGGAAGAGCAGCAGAGAAGAGAGCAAGAAAAAGCTGGACACAGGTGGCTGGAAGAGCAGCAGagaagagagcaggaaagagcctggatgcaggaggctggaggaacaGCAGAGAAGAGAGCAGGAAAGACCCTGGCCACAGGAGGCTGGAAGAGCAGCAGagaagagagcaggaaagagcctGGATGCAGGAGGCTGGAAGTGCTGCAGAGAAGAGAGCAAGCAAGAGCCTGGATGCAGGAAGCTGGAGGAACAGCAGagaagagagcaggaaagagcctAGATGCAGGAGGCTGAAGGGACAGCAGAGAAGAGAGCAGGCAAGAGCCTGGatgcaggaggctggaggaacagcagagaagagagcaggaaagagcctAGATGCAGGAGGCTGA